The genomic interval CGAGAAGCGCCGAGATCGTCCGCCGCGCCGCCTCGGGAGCGAGATCGACGACCAGATCGAGGTCGACGGTCAGGCGAGCATGTCCGTGCAGGACGACCGCCAGCCCGCCGACGACGACATAGCGTCCGCCCTGTTCGTTGAGCCGCGCCAGGATCGGCTCGTAGATCGACATGCCCAAGAGTATAAAGGCGGCAAGTCTCTCGCGCTGGAGAGGGCGCGGTCCCGGCCTCACCCCCCGGAGCTCCATTGCCGCCAGCTGCTCCGCGTCAGCATCGGCGCCGACAGGAACGCCGCCGCGTCGAGGCGATCTGAGATGGTCTGGAGCGAGCCGCCGACGCCGTGGCGCGCCTTCGACGCTGTTGTGACATCGTCGTTCCGGAGTCGGGTTGCGGTTGGCTTAGACGAAGGGGAAGAAACCGTGACAGTTACCGATTCTTCACTCACGGCAGAGTGGACGATCGGTATCGCGGTGGGTAGAAGTCGGCAACTTTCACCGGATCCTCCTATCGCCGCCGCACCTAGCGACGGCTCGCCCGCGGGCGTCGGTGGTTCTGGGCGAGCGGGCTCCTGCGTTCCTCGGCGCTCCGTGGGCCCCTCTCCTCCCATCTCCGCGCCTCCGGTGCTCGGTGCCCGCTCGCCCGGGAGTGGTCCGGGAGGGCGAGCCTTGGTGGCCGCTGGGGATGGCGGGGACCTGACGGGGAAAGCGGTAGGATGATGTCGGTTCTTCCTATGGCTGCGGAGGCGTGACGATGCTCTGGTGGGCGTGGCTGCTGGTCGGGTTTCTGCTGGTCGCCGCCGAGTTGCTGACTCCTGGCGGGTTTTACCTCCTCTTCTTCGGGCTCGGCGGCATCGTCGTGGGCCTCCTCGGACTTGCCGGGATCGTACTGCCGGCGTGGGGACAGTGGCTGCTGTTCTCGGCGCTCTCGATCGGGGCGACGCTGGTCTTCCGCAAGCCCCTGCTCGACTGGCTGCAGAAGCGGATGCCGCAGCCGCAGGCCGACGATCTCCACGGCGAGATCGCGACGCCGGTCGAAGGGATCCTCCCCGGCGCGGTCGGCAAGGCCGAGCTGCGCGGCACACCCTGGAACGCCCGCAACGCCGCAACGCGGCCGCTCGCCGCCGGCGAACGCTGTCGCGTCGTCGGCATG from Thermoanaerobaculia bacterium carries:
- a CDS encoding NfeD family protein, whose protein sequence is MLWWAWLLVGFLLVAAELLTPGGFYLLFFGLGGIVVGLLGLAGIVLPAWGQWLLFSALSIGATLVFRKPLLDWLQKRMPQPQADDLHGEIATPVEGILPGAVGKAELRGTPWNARNAATRPLAAGERCRVVGMDGLQLLLEPENR